A window of Stutzerimonas stutzeri genomic DNA:
CGCCACAGTCTTCTGCACGCCACCAGCGCGGCATCCAGTCACTGCCGCGCTGCTCTTCGGCCGCGCCATCGGAAAGGAAAGCGACCAGCGTTTCCCCGGGCAGCGGCATGTGTGCGTACTGAAGTTCGGCGAACCCAAGATAGCCGCCCTCGGCGATGCCGCCAGCGGTATGCGGATTGACATGACTGCCCAACGGCGCGAGCGGACTGCCGTCGGGCGCCTGCCGGTAACCGTAGAAATCTTGCAGGAGTCGATTCATGCCCGACTCGCCACCACCGTAGGCCTGCGCCTGTTCCGGATGGAGGTTGCCGGTCAGCAGGTTGAGCGCGTCCACGGCCGCCACGCAGTGACCCTGCCCCATCAGCCAGGCGCGGGTACGCCCGGTTAGTGCATTTAGCGCCAGGTAACCGGCATACGCCGGCACCATGTTCAGCGCGCCGCCGGTGTGGCCTTCGGGGCTAGGCTTGAAATCCTCGGCGGCCAATGGTGCTCCATCGAGATGCACGTGTTGCGCATAGGTCATGTGGACGACCAGCCAGAGACCGGCGCTGGCGACACGGTCGACCGCCTGCAACAGCCGATACACGCTCGCGACGTCCGGCTGATGGCCTGCCTGTACCAGCTGGTGGGCCAGACGAAACACCGCCGCCTGAGTCTCCGGCGCATGCTCGAAAGGCCCGAATCCTTCACGCCAGGTGGCGAACGCCGGTTCGGCTTGCGCGTGTTGATCCAGCTCGACGAGGCTGGGCAGTAGCTGACTCATGGGTTCACTCCGTTGGTAAGCGGGTTGTGCTGTAGTCTAGGCAGGGCTCGTTTCGTTATCTCTGATATGCATCAAGTGGTCATGGCGACCGAGCGGGCAATGTGAACACCATCGTACAGACAGGAAGGCAACATGGCTTTGCTCAGTTTTCTCGGCGCCATTCAACAGGTAACCGGCTCCTGCTATCTCATTGAGACCCACGACGGCGCCAGGGTTCTGCTCGAATGCGGCATGCACCAGGGCCGTCGAGAAGAGGACGGCGGCAACCGCGGCACATTCGCCTTCGATCCAAAGACGCTCGACGCAGTGGTGTTGTCCCACGCTCATATAGACCACAGCGGCTTGCTTCCGCGCCTTGTTGCCCAAGGCTACCGCGGTCCGGTGCACTGCACAGATGCAACGGCCGAACTGCTCGAATTGATGTTGCTGGATTCAGCACAGATTCAGGAAAAGGACGCCGAGTGGGAGAACAAGTGGCGTGCGCGTATCGGCAAGCCCTTGATTCAGCCGCTTTATACCCGCGTGGATGCCGAGCGCATGTTGAGCCAGCGCGAGCCCCATCCGTATCAAGAGACCTTCGAAGTCGCCCAGGGCGTGGCGGTGACCTTCCACAATGCCGGCCATATCCTCGGCTCATCCATCGTCCAGCTGGATGTAAACGACCACGGCAGAACCCGCCGCGTGGTCTTCTCCGGCGACCTTGGCAATGACTATTCGCCGCTGATGCACCCGCCGGCGGTACTCAAGGAAGCCGACGTGGTGCTCATGGAGTCCACCTACGGTGACCGCGACCATCGCAGCCACGAAGATACCATCGAAGAACTTGCCGCCATCCTGCAGCAGGCCCATCGAGACGGCGGCAACGTATTGATGCCCTCCTTCGCCGTCGGACGCACCCAGGACCTGATCTACTACCTGGGGCGTTTCTATCGCGAAGGCAGGCTGCCACAGCAGGCAGTGTTCCTCGATAGCCCAATGGCCATCGGCGCCAACGCCATCTACTCGCACTACAAGGATCAGCTGGATCTCGACGGTATCGACCCGGCATTGAGCGCGACCAGCGGCAAGCTGTACGCCGAACGCTGGTTGCCAATCCTCAAGTCCACACCGACGCCCGAAGAGTCGATGTCCATCAACCGCTTCAAGAGCGGGGTGATTATTATCGCCGGCAGCGGCATGTGCACCGGCGGGCGCATTCTGCATCACTTCAAGCACAACCTCTGGCGCGAAGAATGCCATCTGGTGATTCCTGGCTTCCAGGCTCGCGGCACGCTTGGTCGTGCCATCGTCGACGGTGCCGGCAGCGTCAAGCTGCTGCACCAGCGCATCGCAGTGAATGCCAAGGTGCATACGCTAGGTGGCTTCTCCGCCCATGCTGGGCAATCCCAGCTGATCGATTGGGTGAGCAACTTCGAAAATCGCCCCGAGCTCTATCTGGTC
This region includes:
- a CDS encoding MBL fold metallo-hydrolase RNA specificity domain-containing protein; amino-acid sequence: MALLSFLGAIQQVTGSCYLIETHDGARVLLECGMHQGRREEDGGNRGTFAFDPKTLDAVVLSHAHIDHSGLLPRLVAQGYRGPVHCTDATAELLELMLLDSAQIQEKDAEWENKWRARIGKPLIQPLYTRVDAERMLSQREPHPYQETFEVAQGVAVTFHNAGHILGSSIVQLDVNDHGRTRRVVFSGDLGNDYSPLMHPPAVLKEADVVLMESTYGDRDHRSHEDTIEELAAILQQAHRDGGNVLMPSFAVGRTQDLIYYLGRFYREGRLPQQAVFLDSPMAIGANAIYSHYKDQLDLDGIDPALSATSGKLYAERWLPILKSTPTPEESMSINRFKSGVIIIAGSGMCTGGRILHHFKHNLWREECHLVIPGFQARGTLGRAIVDGAGSVKLLHQRIAVNAKVHTLGGFSAHAGQSQLIDWVSNFENRPELYLVHGELEKMQVLQQAIRDRLGWEARIPEPGDRIAI